In one window of Candidatus Scalindua sp. DNA:
- a CDS encoding aconitate hydratase translates to MAFDIDIIKSVYKKMGERVESARKLLGRPLTLTEKILYSHLSDPVCAKAYERGNSYVDFRPDRVSMQDATAQMALLQFMMAGKEKTAVPATVHCDHLILAKESAGPDLEKSKVTNREVFDFLASVSNKYGIGFWKPGAGIIHQVLFENYAFPGGMMIGTDSHTPNAGGLGMIAIGVGGADVVDVMAGMPWELKMPKMIGIRLTGKMSGWTSAKDVILAIAGILTVKGGTGCIVEYFGDGAHEISCTGKGTICNMGAEVGATSSIFEYDKKMKAYLEATGRSDIAELADEMAVHLRSDDEVHENPEEFYDQLIDLNLSELEPHINGPFTPDLSWPVSQFSKAVKEQDWPDNLEVGLIGSCTNSSYEDISRAASIAKQALVKNLKAKADFIITPGSEQVRFTTQRDGFLDTFEKMGGVILANACGPCIGQWQRHNEDRKHRNSIITSFNRNFKKRNDGNPNTYAFVASPEIVTAMALGGRLSFNPLVDTLINEEGEEVKLDEPNGAELPGNGFEVEESVYIPPAEDGSKVEVTIDPNSKRLELLSPFHAWEGEDLYGLKLFIKVKGKCTTDHISMAGYWLMYRGHLDSICQNLMLGAVNYFNDTANLVKNALTGSYDEASKVARYYKNAGVGSVIFGDENYGEGSSREHAAMEPRHMGIRAVIVRSFARIHETNLKKQGILALTFIDPEDYEKVQEDDTVDILGLKSFAPDTRLTIRLNHADGSTDEFQVHHTYNQSQIEWFKAGSALNLIRKQANK, encoded by the coding sequence ATGGCTTTTGACATAGACATAATAAAGAGTGTTTACAAAAAAATGGGTGAGCGGGTAGAGAGTGCCCGAAAGCTTCTCGGCCGGCCGCTTACGTTGACAGAAAAAATACTGTATTCTCATCTGAGTGACCCCGTATGCGCAAAGGCGTATGAGCGGGGAAATTCTTACGTCGATTTTCGACCGGACCGGGTTTCCATGCAGGACGCAACTGCCCAGATGGCACTTTTACAATTTATGATGGCAGGCAAGGAGAAGACGGCGGTGCCTGCCACGGTGCATTGCGACCATTTAATACTGGCAAAGGAAAGTGCCGGGCCGGATCTTGAAAAGTCAAAAGTGACGAACAGGGAAGTATTTGATTTCCTCGCCTCTGTTTCAAACAAATACGGTATCGGTTTCTGGAAACCCGGAGCAGGCATAATCCATCAGGTGCTGTTCGAAAACTATGCGTTTCCCGGGGGGATGATGATAGGTACTGATTCTCATACGCCAAATGCAGGCGGTCTGGGTATGATTGCCATCGGGGTAGGGGGAGCTGATGTGGTGGACGTAATGGCAGGCATGCCGTGGGAACTGAAAATGCCGAAAATGATCGGCATACGGCTGACGGGCAAAATGAGTGGGTGGACATCTGCCAAGGACGTAATCCTGGCGATTGCCGGTATTCTCACGGTAAAGGGCGGAACCGGATGCATAGTGGAATACTTTGGTGACGGCGCACACGAAATTTCCTGTACGGGGAAAGGTACAATATGCAATATGGGAGCGGAGGTCGGCGCAACTTCCTCGATATTTGAATATGACAAGAAAATGAAAGCGTATCTGGAAGCAACCGGAAGGTCAGATATCGCTGAATTGGCCGATGAAATGGCCGTACACTTACGCTCTGACGATGAGGTGCATGAAAATCCCGAAGAATTTTACGATCAGTTAATCGACCTTAATCTCTCAGAACTGGAACCCCATATTAACGGTCCGTTTACCCCGGATTTATCATGGCCTGTTTCTCAATTCAGCAAAGCAGTAAAAGAGCAGGATTGGCCTGATAATCTTGAAGTAGGGCTGATCGGTTCCTGTACAAATTCATCATATGAAGACATCAGCAGAGCAGCTTCCATTGCCAAACAGGCACTCGTAAAGAATTTGAAGGCAAAAGCGGATTTTATCATTACACCGGGATCGGAACAGGTCCGGTTTACAACGCAAAGAGATGGTTTCCTCGATACGTTTGAAAAAATGGGGGGGGTAATCCTGGCAAATGCATGTGGCCCCTGCATAGGTCAGTGGCAGAGACACAACGAAGATCGAAAACATCGAAACTCTATTATAACCTCATTTAATCGGAATTTTAAAAAACGGAATGATGGCAATCCCAATACCTACGCATTCGTAGCCTCTCCGGAAATTGTAACTGCCATGGCACTTGGAGGGCGTTTAAGCTTTAATCCACTTGTAGATACCCTGATAAACGAAGAGGGGGAAGAGGTCAAGCTTGATGAACCGAATGGAGCTGAATTACCAGGCAATGGCTTTGAAGTGGAAGAATCGGTATACATACCACCCGCAGAAGATGGAAGCAAGGTTGAAGTAACCATTGATCCGAATTCTAAAAGGCTTGAGCTGCTTTCACCCTTTCACGCATGGGAAGGTGAAGATCTGTACGGGTTGAAATTGTTTATCAAGGTAAAAGGGAAATGTACTACTGACCACATCTCCATGGCCGGATACTGGCTGATGTACCGGGGACATCTGGACAGCATATGCCAAAACTTGATGCTGGGTGCGGTGAACTACTTTAACGATACTGCCAACCTGGTGAAAAATGCATTGACCGGTTCATATGACGAGGCCTCCAAGGTGGCTCGTTATTACAAAAACGCCGGCGTTGGTTCCGTGATTTTTGGGGACGAAAATTACGGAGAAGGGAGTTCCAGGGAGCATGCCGCCATGGAACCGCGCCACATGGGTATTCGTGCCGTTATCGTCAGGTCGTTTGCGAGAATCCACGAAACAAACCTCAAAAAACAGGGAATTCTGGCTCTTACCTTTATCGACCCTGAAGATTATGAAAAGGTACAAGAAGACGACACTGTCGATATCCTTGGATTAAAAAGTTTCGCGCCTGATACCAGATTGACCATTCGGCTCAATCACGCAGACGGCAGCACCGATGAGTTCCAGGTGCATCACACCTATAACCAGTCACAAATCGAGTGGTTTAAGGCCGGCAGTGCCCTTAATCTCATCCGTAAACAGGCCAATAAGTAG
- a CDS encoding type II toxin-antitoxin system VapC family toxin: MIILDTNIISELMREEPHENVKEWIAAQKPTNLALTTIAIAEIQRGLARLPKGKRRNTLEINFSAFITDAFGGRIFSFDEEAAYIYGVMAAKLEKDGFNTDVVDLMIAAIVKSQRASIATRNTKDFEGCGIKIINPWESNK; this comes from the coding sequence ATGATTATTCTTGATACTAACATCATTTCGGAACTCATGCGCGAAGAACCACATGAAAATGTAAAAGAGTGGATAGCTGCGCAAAAACCAACCAACTTGGCATTAACAACAATAGCTATTGCAGAGATTCAAAGGGGCTTGGCACGTTTACCAAAAGGTAAGCGGCGCAACACACTGGAAATTAATTTTTCTGCCTTTATCACAGATGCTTTCGGTGGTCGTATTTTCTCTTTCGATGAGGAAGCCGCCTATATTTATGGTGTTATGGCTGCAAAACTTGAGAAAGATGGATTTAATACCGATGTGGTGGACTTAATGATTGCAGCTATTGTCAAATCACAGAGAGCATCTATAGCTACAAGAAATACCAAGGATTTTGAAGGTTGCGGTATTAAGATTATCAATCCTTGGGAATCCAATAAATAA
- a CDS encoding SEC-C domain-containing protein, producing the protein MKLGRNSPCWCGSQRKYKKCHLDRDKDEPNKPWEFIKSIKKSFSKKYCYAADCHKGQCKGGIVKAHTVSISSLKRIAQNGHIYAFKVESFKNRSQHDGLLPPELLGINKASVFNGFCEYHDNELFKPLEDKPFIGDKEQCFLLAYRAQAREGFLKFCQADTLDFLRESDKGRSVEDQFDIQARHLNYSEAVIAGIRDAKYYKEKFDKILMAKDYSQIKAYIIYFQKTPSVLCSAGIFPECDFHGNALQNIFNLDKTNELITFSSISTDSGGGVVIFSWVEDNDSMGMCSKFIESLSNIPHCSITNSLIRFFFEFCDNVFMTPSWWEGLHQKEKQDLIYRYASCASLFSYRSMDRLKDDGAFFDDWGFKESRVIS; encoded by the coding sequence ATGAAGCTCGGCAGAAATAGTCCTTGTTGGTGCGGATCACAAAGGAAATATAAAAAATGTCATTTAGATCGTGACAAGGATGAGCCTAATAAACCGTGGGAATTTATCAAATCTATCAAGAAATCGTTTAGCAAAAAATATTGTTATGCAGCTGATTGTCACAAAGGCCAATGCAAAGGAGGCATTGTAAAGGCTCACACGGTATCAATTAGTAGTTTAAAAAGAATTGCTCAAAATGGCCATATATATGCGTTTAAAGTAGAAAGTTTTAAAAACCGATCTCAACATGATGGACTTCTTCCCCCTGAGTTGCTTGGCATAAATAAGGCATCAGTTTTTAACGGATTTTGTGAATATCACGATAATGAATTATTTAAACCTTTAGAGGACAAACCTTTTATTGGTGACAAAGAGCAATGTTTTCTTCTTGCATATAGAGCACAAGCCAGAGAAGGGTTTCTTAAGTTTTGTCAAGCTGATACATTAGATTTTTTAAGAGAGTCTGATAAGGGGAGAAGTGTTGAAGATCAGTTCGATATACAGGCTAGGCATCTTAACTATAGTGAGGCTGTGATAGCTGGAATACGTGATGCAAAATATTACAAGGAAAAGTTCGACAAGATATTAATGGCAAAAGATTATAGCCAAATAAAAGCTTACATAATTTATTTCCAAAAGACGCCATCTGTTTTATGTAGTGCTGGTATATTCCCTGAATGCGACTTTCATGGAAATGCTTTACAAAATATTTTTAATCTAGACAAGACCAATGAATTAATTACTTTCTCCTCGATCTCAACAGATAGTGGTGGTGGTGTTGTTATTTTTAGTTGGGTAGAAGACAATGACAGTATGGGAATGTGTAGTAAATTTATTGAGAGCTTATCGAATATCCCCCATTGTTCCATAACCAATTCTTTGATTAGGTTTTTCTTTGAATTTTGCGACAATGTTTTTATGACTCCAAGTTGGTGGGAAGGGCTTCATCAAAAAGAAAAACAAGACTTAATATATCGTTATGCTTCATGTGCAAGCCTTTTTTCTTATAGGTCTATGGATCGTCTTAAAGACGATGGTGCTTTCTTTGATGATTGGGGGTTTAAAGAGAGCAGGGTTATAAGTTAG
- a CDS encoding site-specific integrase: MKLIDSKGQRLYLTSKEREDFLEAAKKAPREIRTFCFALHYTGCRISEALSLTPKLVDLSEKALIFKSLKKRGKVIHRVVPIPEEALDTIDMVHGLTEALKTKKRTILNKPLWPWSLMTGFRYIKSVMDEAGIPDGPHKSPKGLRHGFGVHAISKGVPLNMLSKWLWHSSLEMTAIYANALGEEQRGIASRMWS; this comes from the coding sequence ATGAAGTTAATCGATTCAAAAGGACAGAGGCTTTATCTTACCTCAAAAGAAAGAGAAGACTTTCTCGAAGCGGCCAAAAAGGCCCCGAGAGAAATCCGTACATTCTGCTTTGCCCTTCATTATACTGGATGCAGAATCAGCGAAGCCCTTTCATTAACACCCAAGCTTGTAGACCTCTCAGAAAAAGCGCTTATATTTAAATCACTCAAAAAACGGGGTAAGGTCATTCACCGGGTCGTTCCAATTCCCGAAGAGGCACTTGATACCATTGATATGGTTCATGGCCTTACAGAGGCTTTAAAAACTAAAAAAAGGACTATCCTTAATAAACCTTTATGGCCCTGGTCGCTTATGACTGGATTTCGTTATATTAAATCCGTTATGGATGAAGCCGGAATACCTGACGGCCCACATAAAAGCCCGAAGGGTCTAAGGCATGGCTTTGGAGTACACGCAATCTCTAAAGGCGTACCTCTTAACATGCTTTCAAAATGGTTGTGGCATTCAAGCCTTGAAATGACTGCAATATATGCCAACGCATTAGGAGAAGAACAGCGCGGCATTGCTTCCCGGATGTGGTCATAG
- a CDS encoding acetate--CoA ligase family protein — translation MSLEKFFTPQSIAIVGATEDPQNISSVIFKNLEEMGYQGQIVPINPHHDKVFRFSCYASLLEVTDKIDLAVIAVPAHHVPEVIRQLKGCGIKHSIIISGGFGESGDRGRALEKEIKNICHRDEINIIGPNCIGVFDNYSNFTTSFLPWDKVELPGKGPVSILTQSGSYAVSLMDLLAQEGIGVSKIVSYGNRVDIGESALIEYLIDDDSTRVIGMYMESVDDGRRFIAASSRCTKTKHMVALKVGRGDFGIEAIRSHTGAIAGKYEIYNAAFRKSGIITVDGLEEFVDACKVLSMQRTARGNRILVITNGGGFGVAVSDMCGLEGLNVARTPGNIRKNLSKVFPEFYILNNPIDITGSSGNRDFGTVLETAFIGDDFFDAAIVIPLMPPPTMTEEVVDIISEKAKESGKPVIICTIGGKHTKTLKLMFEETGIPVFTSPERCVKAMSVLVKRGRICMRGKREEKTEPSIPEKRTPEALSSEGCKSAEKIIKNVMRSDKGIVLPHQALDIIKAIGIPTPAYLLANTQKEAVEAAGSLGFPVVLKISTPSVLHKSDVGGVAVNVRSREEVENCCHDIMRNLSINMPGADITGILVEKQVMPTTEVIVGALRDEQFGPTVMVGLGGVFVELFADVSFRIAPVTEKEALMMIQEIKGYRILSGYRGTKMLDIPQVARTVAAVSELISEIDRIREIELNPLLVYEKGVVAVDARIILE, via the coding sequence ATGTCGCTTGAAAAGTTTTTTACACCTCAATCTATTGCCATAGTAGGGGCAACGGAAGATCCTCAAAACATCTCATCCGTAATATTTAAAAATCTTGAAGAAATGGGATATCAGGGACAAATTGTACCGATCAACCCCCATCATGATAAGGTTTTTAGGTTTTCCTGTTACGCATCCCTTCTTGAAGTAACGGATAAGATCGATCTTGCCGTCATTGCAGTTCCTGCACACCATGTCCCTGAGGTAATCAGACAACTCAAAGGGTGTGGAATAAAACATTCAATAATAATCAGCGGGGGGTTTGGTGAGTCGGGTGATAGAGGGCGGGCACTTGAAAAGGAGATAAAGAATATTTGTCACCGTGATGAAATAAACATAATTGGTCCGAACTGCATTGGTGTATTTGATAATTATTCAAATTTCACAACTTCTTTTCTGCCTTGGGATAAGGTTGAACTCCCCGGGAAAGGTCCCGTGAGCATTCTGACGCAGAGCGGTTCCTACGCCGTTTCCCTCATGGATCTGCTTGCACAGGAAGGGATTGGCGTATCAAAAATTGTCAGTTACGGAAACCGTGTTGACATAGGAGAATCAGCATTGATTGAGTATTTAATTGATGATGATTCTACCCGTGTAATCGGGATGTATATGGAATCCGTTGATGATGGAAGAAGATTTATCGCAGCATCAAGCCGCTGCACAAAGACGAAGCATATGGTAGCCTTAAAAGTAGGCAGAGGAGATTTTGGAATAGAGGCAATACGGTCACATACCGGTGCGATTGCGGGAAAATATGAAATCTACAATGCCGCCTTCAGGAAATCGGGAATTATAACCGTTGACGGACTTGAAGAATTTGTCGATGCGTGCAAGGTTTTATCAATGCAGAGGACTGCGCGAGGCAACAGAATCCTCGTTATCACCAATGGCGGAGGATTTGGTGTTGCCGTGTCAGATATGTGTGGTCTGGAAGGACTTAACGTTGCAAGGACACCCGGGAATATCAGAAAAAACCTTTCAAAAGTATTTCCGGAATTTTATATCCTGAATAATCCGATTGACATAACCGGCAGTTCCGGTAACAGAGATTTCGGAACGGTACTGGAGACAGCATTTATTGGTGATGATTTTTTTGATGCCGCAATTGTCATCCCGCTGATGCCTCCGCCGACTATGACCGAGGAAGTTGTTGACATTATTTCAGAAAAGGCAAAAGAGTCAGGAAAACCCGTTATCATATGTACGATCGGCGGTAAGCATACCAAAACACTGAAACTCATGTTTGAAGAGACCGGGATTCCCGTATTCACCTCACCGGAACGGTGTGTAAAGGCAATGAGTGTCCTGGTAAAAAGGGGAAGGATCTGCATGAGAGGCAAACGGGAAGAAAAAACAGAACCTTCCATTCCGGAGAAACGGACACCCGAGGCTCTCTCTTCAGAGGGCTGTAAGAGTGCAGAGAAGATAATAAAAAATGTAATGCGCTCAGACAAAGGTATCGTGCTCCCCCATCAAGCCCTGGACATTATCAAAGCAATTGGAATCCCGACTCCTGCATACCTCCTGGCAAATACTCAAAAAGAAGCGGTAGAAGCGGCAGGATCACTGGGATTCCCTGTCGTCCTGAAGATTTCTACACCATCAGTCCTGCATAAAAGTGACGTTGGAGGTGTAGCAGTGAATGTGAGAAGCAGGGAAGAGGTAGAAAATTGCTGCCATGACATAATGAGAAATCTTTCAATAAATATGCCGGGTGCTGACATAACGGGTATACTGGTAGAAAAACAGGTGATGCCGACAACAGAGGTAATAGTTGGTGCACTAAGGGATGAACAGTTCGGCCCTACAGTCATGGTAGGCCTCGGAGGCGTATTTGTGGAGCTCTTTGCCGATGTATCATTCAGAATAGCTCCGGTAACAGAGAAAGAAGCATTGATGATGATACAGGAGATCAAAGGGTACCGCATATTGTCTGGTTACAGAGGTACAAAGATGCTTGACATACCCCAAGTTGCCAGGACAGTCGCGGCTGTTTCCGAATTAATCTCGGAAATTGACCGCATAAGAGAAATTGAACTGAACCCCCTCCTTGTTTACGAGAAAGGGGTAGTAGCCGTTGATGCGAGAATCATTCTGGAATAA
- a CDS encoding YajQ family cyclic di-GMP-binding protein → MADTFSFDIVCNVEMHEVKNAVDQAKKQLTVRYDFKGSKSSITLNDDNSITLIADDDYKLDSLTEILKARLVKREIPLKALIFGKKEKAFEGNVRQSITFQAGIPSETAKELVKFIKSLKLKVQSQIQEDKVRISGKNKDDLQTVMQAIRDKKYEIEMQFTNYR, encoded by the coding sequence ATGGCGGATACTTTCTCATTCGATATCGTCTGCAATGTAGAGATGCATGAAGTGAAAAACGCAGTTGATCAGGCAAAAAAGCAGCTTACGGTAAGATACGACTTTAAGGGGAGTAAGTCTTCTATTACCTTAAATGATGATAATTCTATCACCCTCATTGCTGACGATGACTATAAACTTGACAGTTTAACAGAAATTCTCAAGGCAAGACTGGTAAAGAGAGAAATTCCTCTCAAGGCACTTATTTTCGGAAAGAAGGAGAAGGCATTTGAGGGGAATGTCAGGCAGTCAATCACGTTTCAGGCTGGTATTCCTTCAGAAACAGCCAAGGAGCTCGTAAAATTTATCAAGAGTCTGAAGCTGAAAGTACAATCTCAAATCCAGGAAGATAAGGTCAGAATCTCAGGTAAAAACAAGGATGATCTTCAAACCGTGATGCAGGCAATAAGAGACAAAAAGTATGAAATTGAAATGCAGTTTACAAATTATAGATAG
- a CDS encoding inositol monophosphatase — protein sequence MNRSSFGNPKKVDTKKDDSLVTETDKESEILVRERIFKIFPEHGILGEEFGLKESDTDYYWCIDPLDGTSNFVRGIPLFAVSIALLHKNEPIVGVVYDPIHNNLFSALKGGGAFLNNVPLSTTNKPLQEKLLFAVQSDYKEEIPGHMVRILKKAKIRNVGVASLHICYVAAGWLDCYVDQKSSLWDIAAGSLILTEAGGTISNTDGENLYPLRDSIATYTERKMHCIGAKNDTHKRVLSEFFLL from the coding sequence CTGAACCGCTCATCTTTTGGAAATCCAAAAAAGGTTGATACAAAAAAGGACGATAGTCTGGTTACCGAGACTGATAAAGAGTCTGAAATACTCGTCAGGGAGAGGATTTTCAAGATTTTTCCAGAACACGGCATCCTTGGGGAAGAGTTTGGTCTGAAAGAATCTGACACGGATTATTACTGGTGCATAGACCCTCTGGACGGGACATCAAATTTTGTCCGGGGGATACCTCTTTTTGCTGTCTCGATAGCGCTCCTGCATAAAAACGAACCTATAGTAGGGGTTGTCTATGACCCGATACATAATAATTTATTTTCTGCCCTGAAAGGGGGAGGTGCTTTTCTCAACAATGTACCCTTGAGCACAACAAACAAACCATTACAGGAAAAATTATTATTTGCTGTGCAATCGGATTATAAAGAAGAAATACCCGGTCACATGGTCCGTATACTGAAGAAGGCAAAGATCCGTAATGTTGGGGTTGCATCATTACACATCTGCTATGTCGCTGCGGGATGGCTTGATTGCTATGTTGACCAGAAGAGCTCACTCTGGGATATTGCTGCCGGTTCCCTCATTCTTACCGAAGCAGGAGGCACAATCAGCAATACTGATGGAGAAAATCTCTATCCCCTGAGGGACAGTATTGCCACCTATACGGAAAGAAAAATGCACTGTATCGGTGCGAAAAATGACACACACAAAAGGGTCCTGAGCGAATTTTTTTTGTTATAA
- a CDS encoding ROK family protein: MKKEDNTYLLAADVGGTNTRVAVVTREGGIHTLLKKRTCSKEGRDEMIPFLISLFKETMRESKLSREKISGLGIGFPGPLDAQTGTIFNPPNLPGWDTVPLRRILEDEFRMPVSIENDANAAALGEWWKGVGVGTKSFVCITLGTGVGGGIILDGKLWYGASSMAGEIGHTTIIRNGIPCTCGNNGCLEAYASARGILDRTRRILAETQKGGQAEMELTFEDISNMAAQGDDRVLPVIEETGAILGIAVANLANLLNPEMIALFGGVTNLGDKLFIPMKEEVRKRAFERAREPLKIEVAKLGDNSGLLGAAKSILEKSQ; encoded by the coding sequence ATGAAGAAGGAAGACAACACCTATCTCCTGGCTGCTGATGTAGGGGGTACGAATACCAGGGTTGCCGTGGTGACCCGTGAAGGCGGGATACATACTCTCTTGAAAAAACGTACCTGTAGTAAGGAAGGCAGGGATGAGATGATCCCGTTCCTTATCTCCCTTTTTAAAGAGACCATGAGAGAATCTAAACTCTCTCGTGAGAAGATAAGCGGCCTGGGGATTGGTTTTCCAGGTCCTTTAGATGCGCAAACGGGTACCATATTCAATCCTCCTAACCTGCCGGGCTGGGATACTGTTCCGTTAAGACGTATACTCGAAGATGAATTCAGGATGCCTGTTTCAATTGAGAATGATGCAAATGCAGCTGCACTTGGTGAATGGTGGAAGGGTGTCGGGGTCGGGACAAAGAGTTTCGTATGTATTACCCTGGGTACGGGTGTTGGAGGGGGCATAATCCTGGATGGGAAACTCTGGTATGGGGCATCATCGATGGCGGGGGAAATTGGTCACACTACCATTATACGAAACGGGATACCCTGTACCTGTGGAAATAACGGCTGTCTTGAGGCCTATGCTTCGGCCAGGGGCATTCTCGACAGAACACGGAGGATATTGGCGGAAACACAAAAAGGGGGACAGGCAGAGATGGAGCTCACGTTTGAAGATATCAGCAATATGGCGGCGCAGGGAGACGACAGGGTATTACCTGTCATTGAGGAAACAGGTGCTATCCTCGGTATTGCAGTGGCGAACCTCGCTAATCTCCTCAATCCGGAAATGATTGCACTGTTTGGAGGTGTAACCAACCTGGGAGATAAACTTTTCATACCGATGAAGGAAGAGGTCAGAAAAAGGGCTTTTGAAAGGGCGAGAGAACCGCTCAAGATTGAAGTTGCAAAACTGGGTGATAACAGCGGGCTGCTTGGAGCGGCAAAAAGTATCCTGGAAAAAAGTCAGTAA
- a CDS encoding methylated-DNA--[protein]-cysteine S-methyltransferase, with translation MEKIYYTDFHSPFGRVFAAKTVKGVCSIDFSGMDEAEFLSSLKKMFREEAVKDKSEFGKIQKVLLDYFNGELRECSFPLDLRAGTQFQRKVWKKLMDIPYGELRSYKWVAGEIGDMNASRAVGNAVGANPLPPAIPCHRVVCSDGSLGGYSSGIHLKKRLLTLEGIQKVY, from the coding sequence ATGGAAAAAATCTATTATACGGATTTTCATTCCCCTTTCGGCCGCGTCTTTGCCGCAAAAACCGTAAAGGGTGTATGTTCTATTGACTTTTCAGGTATGGATGAGGCTGAATTTTTATCCTCCCTGAAGAAAATGTTTCGCGAAGAGGCTGTCAAGGATAAGTCGGAATTCGGGAAGATACAGAAAGTGCTCCTCGACTATTTTAATGGCGAGCTGAGAGAGTGTTCATTTCCCTTAGACTTACGTGCGGGGACGCAATTCCAGAGAAAGGTATGGAAAAAACTCATGGATATTCCCTATGGTGAATTGCGGTCATACAAATGGGTTGCCGGTGAAATCGGGGATATGAATGCATCGAGGGCAGTTGGTAATGCAGTTGGTGCGAATCCATTACCCCCCGCAATACCTTGCCACCGCGTTGTCTGTTCTGACGGGAGTCTTGGTGGCTACTCATCTGGAATTCACCTGAAGAAGAGGCTCTTAACGTTAGAGGGAATACAGAAAGTTTACTGA
- a CDS encoding M50 family metallopeptidase, producing the protein MSFGIEKLWEKHLNVKVIKFFLFPGIIVHELSHALLCLITGTTIKELNIFKPVSGTIKYDRPKIPFLFDFFISASPLFGCAFALVVTSVILGNPIRVDETLPNEFTYSLKAVFEYAKDSLDILQLTLNKFWTQGFHTIGSVIFFLASIIFTVSMAPHRSDIKYIVLGFLVLGLSLFGLEWIGISLLEYKWWQEILDNAWRTISYILSILLTILLITAIIVGLINATKLVFGRKA; encoded by the coding sequence ATGAGCTTTGGTATTGAAAAGTTATGGGAGAAACACCTGAACGTAAAGGTAATCAAGTTTTTCCTTTTTCCGGGTATTATCGTCCATGAGCTCAGTCATGCCCTTTTATGTCTGATTACGGGAACTACCATAAAGGAACTCAACATCTTTAAACCTGTAAGCGGTACTATCAAGTACGATAGACCAAAGATCCCCTTCCTCTTTGACTTCTTTATTTCGGCTTCTCCTCTGTTTGGATGTGCATTTGCCCTTGTGGTTACTTCGGTTATTCTTGGGAACCCAATCCGGGTGGATGAGACGCTGCCGAATGAATTTACCTATTCATTAAAGGCGGTATTTGAATACGCAAAGGACTCGCTGGACATACTGCAGCTGACGCTTAATAAATTCTGGACTCAGGGTTTCCATACGATAGGTTCGGTCATTTTCTTTCTTGCCTCCATTATCTTTACCGTATCGATGGCACCGCACAGAAGTGATATCAAGTACATTGTATTGGGTTTTCTCGTCTTGGGATTAAGCCTGTTCGGTTTAGAGTGGATTGGGATTTCTTTACTGGAGTACAAATGGTGGCAGGAAATATTAGACAATGCATGGAGGACTATTTCATACATACTCTCAATCCTGTTGACTATTCTTTTGATAACAGCTATTATAGTCGGTCTTATCAATGCAACAAAGCTTGTTTTCGGACGTAAGGCATAG
- a CDS encoding cold-shock protein, producing MQNGTVKWFNDSKGFGFITPENGEDVFVHHTAIQSEGFKSLSEGDQVEFDVEQGEKGSKASNVVKI from the coding sequence ATGCAAAACGGAACAGTTAAGTGGTTTAATGATTCAAAGGGGTTTGGTTTTATTACTCCGGAGAATGGGGAAGATGTCTTTGTTCACCATACCGCAATCCAGTCTGAAGGCTTTAAAAGCCTTTCAGAAGGCGACCAGGTAGAGTTTGACGTAGAACAGGGTGAAAAAGGCAGCAAAGCCTCAAATGTTGTCAAAATATAA